In Canis lupus baileyi chromosome 19, mCanLup2.hap1, whole genome shotgun sequence, the sequence GGACGTGTGTGTCCCTGGGAGGGAATCCCTGAGGACAAGGGGATCCACTGCTCTCCTATTCATCAGCCTCAGGTTGTCCCTTCTCCCAAGGATCTGCTGGTTAATCAGGGACGTCTTAGCCATTTGACGCTGTTCCTTCTTTTGCAGGTTTTGTACATCAGGAAGAAGAAGAGGTAACTCCCCAGTTGCCACCCAAAACTCCAGCCTGTTGGCAATGTGGAGCTGGACTCCAGGGGACGGGGGTGGGAAAAGAGAAGCCCACCAGCATCGGGGCTCTGCTCCCTTGTTAGGGAGCCAGGTCCTCTTCTGCCCGCTGATGGCTGGGATGACTACTTTCCCTCAGGGAGTGCTGAGCCACCCTCGCCCCACTGCCCCGAGCTACAGGTCACTGactcccttcccctgcctggaCCCCACAGGCTGCAGATCACACAAGGCCCTGGCCTAGGCGGTCCCTGTAGACCCCACAGATGATGCCTCTGTGGGCTGTGGTCCCATCTGGTCTCAAGAGGGGGTAGCTATCCATCTGAGGGGGGAGGGGGTACTGCAAATACAAGAACATCTTTCCTTTAATCCCAAGGGAAATCTGAGCTTCCCTCCCATCCTCTCTGCCAAAACATAGTTGTGTGCTATGGCTCAGGGGGACAGTGGGCAGGCCTGGTAAGAGGAGGAAGGGCCTGCCATGCCCCCAgcagcctctgcccccacccccaggctggagAAGCTCCGCCACCAGCTCATGCCCATGTACAACTTCGACCCTACGGAGGAACAAGATGAACTGGAACAGGAGCTGCTGGAGCACGGGCGGGATGCTGCTTCCATGCAGGCTGCTGCCTCtgtgcaggccatgcagggcaAGGTGGGCACTGACCGGGCTCCCCCACCCAGCCTGCAGCCTGCTCATGAACCTTCCACTGccaccctccctcctttctcctgcAGCATTCCAGCACCTGCCATGTGGTCAGGTGGTGCCTATTAGTTATATAAGGTTTGTCAGGTTTGTTTAGCAACTGGTAGAATTTCTCCAAGGCCACCTACAAACTGACTGCACAaggccagggagccctgggatccagcccggcTCTTCCCTGGCTAGCCTAGTGATCTTGGCAGCTCCCTtggtctctctgagcctctgctttctcATCTATGACTGAAAATCCTAATTCTTGCCCTGTGTCCCCATGTCTTGGCAAGGAAAGCAGGAGAGGACTGATGGGAGAGATTGTGGAGGGCTAAGAGCCTTTGGCGCCCTGAGAGCCCATGTTTCCTGAATGGATGGGGTTAGATTCTGGAGCAATGGCTCCTCTGAGTAGACTAGTGGGTGCTAGTAACTGACAGACCTTGGGCAGGTGGTGACCCCAGCCAAACTTGCCTCCTAAGTCAAAAGGGTTGGATACCCATGTGGTCACGTGGccagcccacccacccaccagtcCCCCAAGCCCCCAAAGGCCAGAGCACCATGAGGAGGCCTGGTCTTTCCCTGACCCATGAAACCGCTTTGCATTTCTCCTTGCCTTGACCTCACAGGTTGCTGGGGGCATCTGGCCTTGCCAGAGGTAGAATTAGGAGACTGGACTCAGGAAGAGTCCAGACTGGGAGTCCGGAGAACCCCTGGTTTTGCCACCAGTACTGTGGCAACTGATCAGGACATATTCCCCACTTGGGATATTCAGGAAATCAGGCTGAAAACCTTGGTCCACCCCACCCGTGGGACTACTGACAATTTGACCATTGTTTCCTGTGTGCCTCCCTCTGTCCAGTCCTTGTGCCATAGCTAGGGGATGCGGAGGCGAGCCCTCTTCTGCTGGGAGAGAGTAGTGCATACGTAATTAATACAGTCTCTAGGCCCACAGGGAAGGGCTCGCAGGCAAGCTGGTGATGGCTGTGGGGGGAGGAGTCCTCAGAGCCAGATGGTATTTCCAGGCTGACTTGCAAGGAGGGCATTCCAAGCAGAAGGCATAGCTGGTGCCAAGCACAAACAGGCAAACCGGGAAGCAAGGATGGAAATGACTGGGCCAGAGAGTACATGGCTTTGGCCAAGGTCCCTAATGCCCTTGACATCTCTCCACAGACCAGTCTCCCCTCTCAGGGCCCACTGCAGAGGCCCAGCCGGCTGGTGTTCACTGACGTAGCCAACGCCATCCGTGCATGATTGGCCCGAGGACAGACCTGGACCTCTGGTGAAGACATCTGCCACTGTGCCCCTTGAGCTGCCCA encodes:
- the C19H3orf18 gene encoding uncharacterized protein C3orf18 homolog: MNSRIPPARGWFSSSPPTSEPDLEPATEGPASETTTLSTEATSFNDTRIPDVAGGTAGVGTMLLSFGIITVIGLAVAMVLYIRKKKRLEKLRHQLMPMYNFDPTEEQDELEQELLEHGRDAASMQAAASVQAMQGKTSLPSQGPLQRPSRLVFTDVANAIRA